Part of the Mycolicibacterium mengxianglii genome is shown below.
GCCTGCGGCGGGCCGCGGGTGAGCCGGTGCAGATAGCGGCACGCTTACGGGCGCAGGTGCGCGACGAGGTGGGCCTGCCGATCACTGTCGGGGTCGCGCGCACGAAGTTCCTGGCGAAGGTGGCCAGCCAGGAGGCCAAACCCGACGGGCTGCTGCTGGTCCCCCCGGGGCGTGAACTACAGTTCCTGCACCCGTTGCCGGTCCGGCGGCTGTGGGGAGTCGGCGCCAAGACCGAGGACAAACTCCGTGCGTACGGCATCCTGACCGTCGCGCAGGTCGCAGAACTCGGTGAGTCGACGCTGGCGTCCATGGTCGGCGGTGCAATGGGCCGCCAGCTCTACTGCCTGTCGCGCAATATCGACCGTCGGCGGGTTGTCACGGGCAGCAGACGGCGCTCGGTGGGAGCGCAGCGTGCCCTCGGCCGGCGGGGCAACACCATGTCGGCCGCTGAACTGGACGCGGTGGTGGTCAATCTGGTCGACCGCATCACCCGCCGGATGCGCTCGGCCGGCCGCACCGGCCGGACCGTGACCCTGCGGCTGCGGTTCGACGATTTCGGTCGGGCGACCCGCTCCCACACCATGCCGCGTGCCACCGCGGCCACCGAACCGATCCTGGCCGCCGCCCGCGGCCTGGTGGGTGGCGCCGCGCCACTGACCCGGCAGCGTGGGCTGACTCTGGTCGGATTTGCGGTGTCCAATATCGACCGCGACGGTGCCCAGCAGTTGGAGTTGCCCTTCGACGGCGGCGCGGATCTGCTGGCCGTCGACTCGGCGGTGGATCGGATCCGCGAGCGGTTCGGTAATTCATCGCTGACCCGCGGGGTGCTGGTCGGCCGAGACCCGGGGGTGGAGGTGCCACTCCTGCCTGATTGAAGAAGTGCCGATGCGGGCTCAGGACACCCATTTGAGCAGTTTGTCCGCGGACCAGGTGTTGATGATCCGTTCCACCGGCACCCCGTTGTCGAGGGCGCGTTGCGCGCCGTAGCCGAGGAAGTCCAGCTGGCCGGGTGCATGCGCATCGGTGTCGATGGAGAAATGGCAGCCGATGTCCATCGCCAGCTTCAGCAGCCGGGTCGGCGGGTCCCGGCGTTCGGGCCGGGAGTTGATCTCGACGGCGGTGTTGTGGTCCCGGCACGCCGTGAACACCTTCTCGGCGTCGAAGCTGGACTCGGGTCGGGTCCCCCGGCCGCCGGTGACCAGTCGGCCGGTGCAGTGCCCCAGCACGTCCGCCTGCCCGGAGGACACCGCCCGCACCATCCGGCGCGTCATCGCCGGGGCGTCCATTTTCAGCTTGGAGTGCACACTGGCCACCACGATGTCGAGCCGGTCCAGCAGTTCGGGCTCCTGATCGAGGGTGCCGTCATCGAGGATGTCCACCTCGATGCCGGTGAGGATCCGCATGGGCGCGAAGGTCTCGCGCAGTTCGTCGATGACGTCGAGTTGGCGGCGCAGCCGCTCCGGGGACAGTCCATTGGCGACGGTCAGCCGCGGTGAGTGATCCGTCAGCGCACAGTACTCGTGGCCCAGCCGCAGCGCGGTAGCCATCATCTCCTCGATGGGGGCCGAGCCGTCCGACCAGTTCGAGTGCAGATGCAGGTCGCCCTTGAGGGCCGCCCGGATCTCGCCGCCACCGAGATCTCCTGCAGCACTGCGCAATTCAGCCAAAGTGTCGGGTTCGCGGCCCGCCCACGCCTGGGCGATCACCTTCGCGGTCTTGGGTCCGATACCGGGCAGGGTCTGCCAGCTGTTGGCGGTGCCGTGCTTTTCTCGCTGTGCGTCGTCGAGCCCGTCGATGACGTCAGCTGCGTTGCGGTAGGCCATCACCCGGCGCGCCTCCTCGCGTGCCCGGTCTTTGTAGAACGCAATTTCGCGTAGCGCCGCGGCGGGATCCATGGCTCCAGTGTGCCCGCGGTTCACGGGCAGCATTCAGGAACCCGGACTAGCCTCATTCGAATGCGATTCGCCTTCAAAACCTCACCGCAGAACACCACCTGGGCCGAGATGCTGCCGATCTGGCAGACCGCCGACACCATCGACGTCTACGAGTCCGGGTGGACGTTCGACCACTTCTATCCGATCTTCTCGGACTCTTCCGGCCCCTGCCTGGAGGGGTGGGTGACGCTGACCGCACTGGCGCAGGCCACCCAACGCCTGCGGGTCGGTGTGCTGGTGACCGGCATTCACTATCGACACCCGGCAGTACTGGCCAATATGGCCTCGGCTCTGGACATCATCTCCAACGGCCGCCTGGAGTTGGGCATCGGCGCCGGCTGGAACGAGGAGGAGTCCGGCGCCTACGGCATCGAACTCGGCAGCATCAAGGAACGTTTCGACCGGTTCGAAGAAGCGTGCGAGGTGCTCACCAGCCTGCTGAGCAAGGACACGACGGACTTCGACGGCAAGTATTACCAACTCAAGAACGCGCGCAACGAGCCGAAGGGACCGCAGCAACCGCACCCGCCGATCTGCATCGGCGGCAGTGGCGAGAAGCGCACCCTGCGGATCACCGCCAAGTACGCCCAGCACTGGAATTTCGTCGGCGGCCCGCCTGAGGAGTTCGCCCGCAAACGCGACGTGCTGGCCTCACATTGTGCCGATATCGGCCGCGACCCCAAGGAGATCATGCTCTCGGCGCACGTGCGCCTGGGTGAGGATCGGGATTACGCCAAGGTGGTCGACGAAGCCGCCGCGCTCGGCGCTGAAGGGCTGGATCTCGCGATCATCTACCTGCCACCGCCCTATGACACTGCGGTGCTGGAGCCGCTGGCCGAAGCCATCCGCGATTCCAACTTGATCAGCTGACCGCCGAATAACGATTCGGTAACGAACAGCAAAGACGCGACGGGGGTGGCGCAGAGACGGACCGACTCTGCGCTACACGCCGTAGCGCAGGAGTTCGTCGGCGGTGACCAGACGCTCCCGCTTGGCCGGGAACTCCCGGCTTTTGACGGGATGCCGGAACAATGACCAGGCGATTCGCCCCACCCGCGACCGGGCTATCGGGTTGACGTGCACCGCTACCACTCCTGCAGACTTCGAAAGCTGAACGGGGCCCACCCTACCGCAGCGCCCACTGGAAAACCATTAGATACCTGCGCCTTGGCAAACGTCTCCAGGCGCGCCGATCACATGTCTGATGTTTCCAGTGGGGCTGCTGGGGCCACCGTGAATGCTTCGTCTACCGCTGCGGTGCGGCCGTCGGCCTGATCGGAACCGGCAGTGCCGACTCACCGATGAGGAAGCGGTCAACCGCCGCGGCTGCCGCCCGACCCTCGGCAATCGCCCAGACGATCAGCGACTGGCCACGACCCATGTCGCCGGCGACGAAGATGCCCGGCACCGAGGTCTGGAAGTCGTCGGTCCGCTTGACGTTGCCGCGGTCGGTGAATTTCACGCCCAGATCGGTCAGCAGCCCCTCGCGCTGCGGACCGACGAAGCCCATCGCCAGGAACACCCGGTCGGCCTCCAGTTCGAAGTCGCTACCCTCGACCTTCTCGAACTTGCCGGCCTTCATCACGACTTCGTGCACCTTGAGCGCCCGGACGTTGCCGTTGTCGTCGCCGAGGAACTCTTCGGTGTTGACCGAGAAGACCCGCTCACCACCCTCCTCGTGCGCCGAGGACACCCGGAACATCAGCGGATACGTCGGCCATGGGGTGGAGTCGGCGCGCTCCTCGGGTGGACGCGGCATGATCTCGAACTGATGCACGCTGGTCGCACCCTGGCGGTGTGCGGTACCCAGGCAGTCGGCGCCGGTGTCGCCACCGCCGATGATGACCACCTTCTTGCCCTTGGAGGTGATGGGCGGTTCGCCGTCCTCGTCGAGTACCGGATCGCCGTTCTGGACCCGATTGGCCCACGGCAGGTACTCCATCGCCTGGTGGATGCCCTTGAGCTCGCGGCCTGGGATCGGCAGATCCCGCCACGCGGTGGCCCCACCCGTGAGCACCACCGCGTCGAAGTCCTCGCGAAGTTGCTCGACGGTCACGTCGACACCGACATTGACCCCGGCGCGGAACTCGGTGCCCTCGGCCTCCATCTGCTCCAGACGCCGGTTGATGTGGCGCTTCTCCATCTTGAACTCGGGAATGCCGTAGCGCAGCAGCCCGCCGATGCGGTCCGCGCGCTCGAACACCGTCACCCGATGGCCGGCCCGCGTCAGCTGCTGGGCGGCGGCCAGGCCTGCCGGTCCCGAGCCCACGACGGCAACCTTCTTGCCCGTCAAGGAGTCCGGGGGCAGCGGGACGACCCACCCCTGATCGAAGGCGTTGTCGATAATCTCGACTTCGACCTGCTTGATGGTGACTGCTTCCTGGTTGATCCCCAGGACACAGGCCGCCTCACACGGCGCCGGACACAGGCGACCGGTGAATTCCGGGAAGTTGTTGGTGGCGTGCAACCGTTCGATCGCATCGCGCCACCGGTCCCGGTAAACCAGGTCATTCCACTCCGGGATCAGGTTACCCAGCGGGCATCCGTTGTGGCAGAACGGAATACCGCAGTCCATGCACCGCGATGCCTGGACCTGCAGGACGTCGTGGGAGAAGTCTTCATAGACCTCTTTCCAGTCCTTGAGACGTAGCGGAACCGGACGCCGTGCCGGGGTCTCGCGGTGCGTGTGCTTGAGGAAGCCGCTTGGATCACCCACGAGCGGCCGCCATGATCGCCTCGCCGACATCGACGCCCTGCTCTTGCGCTTCGGCGATCGCTTCCAGTACCCGCTTGTAATCGCGCGGCATGACCTTCACGAAGTTCTCCTGCTCTGCCGACCAATCGGCCAGCACCCGCTGGCCGACCGCCGAATCGGTGGCATCGACGTGCGCGACCAACATGTCGTGCAGCCATTGACGATCCGAGTCGTCGAAGGCGTCGATCTCCACCATCTCGGTGTTGAGGTTGCCCGGCAGTTCGCCTGCCGGATCGTAGACATAGGCCACCCCGCCGGACATGCCGGCGGCGAAGTTGCGTCCGGTCTTGCCGAGGATGACCACCCGGCCGCCGGTCATGTACTCGCAGCCGTGATCACCGACGCCTTCGACGACGGCGTGCGCCCCGGAGTTCCGGACCGCGAACCGTTCACCCACGATGCCACGCAGGAACGCCTGCCCGCTGGTGGCACCGAACAGGATGACGTTGCCGCCGATGATGTTGTCCTCGGCCACATACTCCGCCGGCACCCGATCAGACGGTCGGACCACCAGGCGCCCGCCCGAAAGTCCCTTGCCCACATAGTCGTTGGCATCACCACGGACCCGCAACGTGATGCCTTTGGGCAGGAACGCGCCGAAGCTGTTGCCCGCCGAGCCGTCGAAGGTGATGTCGATGGTGCCGTCGGGCAGCCCCTGTCCGCCGTAGGCCTTGGTGACCTCGTGGCCGAGCATGGTGCCGACAGTGCGGTTGACGTTGGCAATGGTGGTCGAGAACCGCACCGGTGTGCCGGAATCCAGCGCCTCGCGGCACTGCACGATCAACTGCTGATCCAGCGCCTTGTCCAACCCGTGGTCCTGGCGTGAGCTGCAGTACAGATCCTGGTTCATGAACGCCGACTCGGGCTCGTGCAGGATCGGCGTCAGATCGAGCTTGTGTGCCTTCCAGTGCTCGGCTGCCTTGGTGGTGTCCAGGGCGCCCACCTGGCCGACGGCCTCGTTGATGGTCCGGAAACCCAACTGCGCCATCAGTTCGCGCACTTCTTCGGCGATGAACATGAAGAAGTTCTCGACGAACTCAGGCTTGCCGTTGAACCGCGCCCGAAGCACGGGGTTCTGCGTTGCGACGCCCACGGGGCAGGTGTCGAGATGGCAGACCCGCATCATGACGCAACCCGACACCACCAGCGGCGCGGTCGCGAAACCGAACTCCTCGGCACCGAGCAGCGCTGCGATCATCACATCGCGCCCGGTTTTGAGCTGTCCGTCAACCTGAACCACGATCCGGTCGCGAAGCCCGTTGAGCAGCAACGTCTGCTGCGTCTCAGCCAGGCCCAGTTCCCACGGAGCACCCGCGTGTTTCTGCGAGGTCAGCGGGGTGGCGCCGGTGCCGCCGTCATGTCCGGAGATCAGCACCACGTCCGCATGCGCCTTGGAGACGCCTGCGGCCACCGTTCCGACGCCGTTCTCCGACACCAGTTTCACGTGCACCCGCGCCTGCGGGTTGGCGTTCTTCAGATCGTGGATCAGCTGGGCCAGATCCTCGATGGAGTAGATGTCGTGGTGCGGCGGCGGCGAGATCAGCCCGACGCCGGGTGTCGAGTGCCGGACCTCGGCTACCCACGGGTAGACCTTGTGTCCCGGAAGCTGACCGCCCTCACCGGGTTTGGCACCCTGCGCCATCTTGATCTGGATATCGGTGCAGTTGGTCAGGTAGTGCGACGTCACACCGAAGCGTGCCGAAGCGACCTGCTTGATCGCGCTGCGGCGCCAGTCCCCGTTGGGATCGGCCTCGAAGCGGGAGACGTCTTCGCCGCCCTCACCGGAGTTCGATCGTCCACCGAGGCGGTTCATCGCGATGGCCAACGTCTCGTGAGCTTCGGCGGAGATCGACCCGTAGCTCATCGCACCGGTGGAGAACCGCTTCACGATCTCGCTGGCCGGTTCCACCTCGTCGATCGGAATCGGCTGGCGGGCGCCGTCTTTGAACTTCAGCAGACCGCGCAGCGAGGCCATCCGCTCACTCTGGTCATCGATCAGCTTGGTGTACTCCTTGAACACCGAGTACTGACCGGTGCGGGTGGAATGCTGCAGCTTGAACACCGTGTCGGGGTTGAACAGGTGGTACTCACCCTCACGACGCCACTGGTATTCGCCGCCCACCTCGAGCTCGCGGTGTGCCCGCTCGTCGGGGCGTTCCAGATATGCCAGCTCGTGACGGGCCGCGACGTCGGCGGCGATGTCCTCGAGGTCGATTCCGCCGGTGGGGCAATGCAATCCACTGAAGTACTCGTCGAGCACCCGCTGATTGATGCCGACCGCCTGGAACAACTGGGCACCGGTGTAGGAGGCCAGGGTGGAGATGCCCATTTTGGACATCACCTTCAGCACGCCCTTGCCGGCGGCCTTGACGTAGTTCGACAGCGCCTTGTCCCGGTCCAACCCGTTGAGCAGGCCGCGGTCGAGCATGTCCTCGATCGACTCGAATGCCATGTAGGGGTTGATGGCGGCGGCGCCGAACCCGCACAGCATGGCCATGTGGTGCACCTCGCGGGCGTCACCGGTCTCGACGACCAGACCCACCTGGGTACGCGAGCGCTCTCGCACCAGGTGGTGATGCACGGCGGCGACGGCCAGCAGCGACGGGATGGGCGCGAGCCACTCGTCGGACTCGCGGTCCGACAGCACGATGATGCGGGCGCCGTTGCGGATCGCCTGCGACACCTTCTTGCGTACGTCCTCGAGCGCGCGGCGCAGCCCGACGCCGCCTTCGGCGACGGGGTACAGGCAACGCACCACTGCGGCACGCATTCCGTGCTTGCGGCCGCGGATCTCATGGTCGGGGTCGACGTTGACGAGCTTGGCCAGTTCGTGGTTACGCAGGATCGGCTGCGGCAACACGATCTGGCGGCACGAGTTCTCGTCCGGATTGAGCAGGTCACCCTCCGGGCCGATGACGCCCTGGAGGCTGGTCACCACCTCTTCGCGGATGGCGTCCAGCGGCGGGTTGGTCACCTGAGCGAACAGCTGCTGGAAGTAGTCGTAGAGCATTCGGGGCCGCTGCGAGAGCACGGCGATGGGCGTGTCGGTGCCCATCGAGCCCAGCGCTTCGGCGCCGGTGCGTGCCATCGGTGCGACCAGCAGGTTGAGCTCTTCGTAGGTGTAGCCGAAGACCTGCTGACGCGCGACCACCCGGTCGTGCGGCATCCGCACGTAATTGCCCTGCGGCAGGTCGTCGACGTGGAACAACCCGGCGTCGAGCCACTCCTGGTAGGGGTGCTCGGCGGCCAGTTCGGCCTTGACCTCTTCGTCGCTGACGATGCGGCCCTGGGCAGTGTCCACCAGGAACATCCGGCCGGGCTGCAGCCGCATCCGGCGCACCACCTTGGACGGTTCCAGGTCCAGCACGCCGGACTCGGATGCCAGCACCACCAGACCGTCGTCGGTGACCCAGATGCGCGAGGGGCGCAGCCCGTTGCGGTCCAGCACGGCGCCGATCACGGTGCCGTCGGTGAAGCACACCGCGGCCGGGCCGTCCCACGGCTCCATCAACGACGCGTGGTACTGATAAAAGGCCCTGCGACGCTCGTCCATCTCGGCGTTGCGCTCCCAGGCCTCGGGAATCATCATCAGCATCGAGTGCGCGACACTGCGGCCACCGAGGTAGAGCAGTTCGAGCACCTCGTCGAAGCGGGCGGTGTCCGAAGCTCCCGGGGTGCAGACCGGGAAGATCTTGTTCAGGTCGTTGTGATAGCCGAACACGTCGGTGTGGATCAGCGCTTCACGTGCGCGCATCCAGTTCTCGTTGCCGGTGACCGTATTGATCTCGCCGTTGTGGGCGACCATGCGGAAGGGGTGCGCCAGCGGCCAGGACGGGAAGGTGTTGGTGGAGAAGCGCGAGTGCACGATGCCCAGTGCGCTGGTCATCCGCTCGTCCTGCAGGTCCAGGTAGAACGCCTTGAGCTGCGGCGTGGTGAGCATGCCCTTGTAGACCAGGGTGCGCCCGGAAAGACTTGGGAAATAGACGGTTTCGCGGCCCGGGCCGTCCTGTCCCGGGCCCTTGTTGCCCAGCTCGTGCTCGGCACGCTTACGCACCACGTAGGCGCGACGCTCGAGTTCCATCCCGGTGGCACCGGAGATGAAAAGCTGCCGGAATGTGGGCATCGCGTCGCGGGACAATGCGCCCAATGAGGACTCGTCTGTGGGCACGGCGCGCCACCCGAGCACTTTGAGGCCCTCGGCCTCGACGATCTTCTCGACGGCCTCACATGCCCGGGCGGCGTCCTTGGCCGACTGTGGCAGGAACGCGATGCCGGTGGCGTAGGTACCTGGTTCAGGGAGCTCGAAGGCCTCCTTTTCCTGCAACACGGCACGCAGGAACTCGTCCGGGACCTGAATCAGGATGCCGGCGCCGTCGCCGGTGTTCGGCTCGGCACCCTGGGCACCGCGGTGCTCCAGGTTGAGCAGCGCGGTGATCGCCTTGTCGACGATGTCGCGGCTGCGACGGCCGTGCATGTCCGCCACCATGGCCACACCACAGGAGTCGTGCTCGTATGCGGGGTTGTACATCCCCTTGGGTCCTACTGCCACCGGTGATCCCACCTGACCCTTCGTGAAGTTTTGTCGTGGCGACGTCGTGGTCGCTGTGTTTGTGCTGGTTGAGGTGGGTGTCCACCTTCACCGCGACTTCGGAAGAAACGGGTTGCGCCTAGTCGATTCGGCCTGCCTGCGCTGTCGCTGACCCGCGGCTTCCGTGCAGCACTGAACGGCGGCCCATAACGGGGTCATGACAAAGTCGTAAAACGATATGCCAAACCCGGCCTGACATGCCAACTTAGTCGACCCTAACCACGCATTTGCGGGCTGCGTTGCGCCAGGTGGCCGAAATCCTCTTCGTGCTGGCCAAAGGCGTTGCCCG
Proteins encoded:
- the dinB gene encoding DNA polymerase IV; amino-acid sequence: MFVSVAQSGSATILHADLDSFYASVEQRDDPTLRGRPVIVGGGVVLAASYEAKAYGVRTAMGGRQALALCPNAVVVPPRMSAYSQASAAVFDVFHDTTPLVEPLSVDEAFLDVTGLRRAAGEPVQIAARLRAQVRDEVGLPITVGVARTKFLAKVASQEAKPDGLLLVPPGRELQFLHPLPVRRLWGVGAKTEDKLRAYGILTVAQVAELGESTLASMVGGAMGRQLYCLSRNIDRRRVVTGSRRRSVGAQRALGRRGNTMSAAELDAVVVNLVDRITRRMRSAGRTGRTVTLRLRFDDFGRATRSHTMPRATAATEPILAAARGLVGGAAPLTRQRGLTLVGFAVSNIDRDGAQQLELPFDGGADLLAVDSAVDRIRERFGNSSLTRGVLVGRDPGVEVPLLPD
- a CDS encoding PHP domain-containing protein, which translates into the protein MDPAAALREIAFYKDRAREEARRVMAYRNAADVIDGLDDAQREKHGTANSWQTLPGIGPKTAKVIAQAWAGREPDTLAELRSAAGDLGGGEIRAALKGDLHLHSNWSDGSAPIEEMMATALRLGHEYCALTDHSPRLTVANGLSPERLRRQLDVIDELRETFAPMRILTGIEVDILDDGTLDQEPELLDRLDIVVASVHSKLKMDAPAMTRRMVRAVSSGQADVLGHCTGRLVTGGRGTRPESSFDAEKVFTACRDHNTAVEINSRPERRDPPTRLLKLAMDIGCHFSIDTDAHAPGQLDFLGYGAQRALDNGVPVERIINTWSADKLLKWVS
- a CDS encoding LLM class F420-dependent oxidoreductase; the protein is MRFAFKTSPQNTTWAEMLPIWQTADTIDVYESGWTFDHFYPIFSDSSGPCLEGWVTLTALAQATQRLRVGVLVTGIHYRHPAVLANMASALDIISNGRLELGIGAGWNEEESGAYGIELGSIKERFDRFEEACEVLTSLLSKDTTDFDGKYYQLKNARNEPKGPQQPHPPICIGGSGEKRTLRITAKYAQHWNFVGGPPEEFARKRDVLASHCADIGRDPKEIMLSAHVRLGEDRDYAKVVDEAAALGAEGLDLAIIYLPPPYDTAVLEPLAEAIRDSNLIS
- a CDS encoding glutamate synthase subunit beta → MGDPSGFLKHTHRETPARRPVPLRLKDWKEVYEDFSHDVLQVQASRCMDCGIPFCHNGCPLGNLIPEWNDLVYRDRWRDAIERLHATNNFPEFTGRLCPAPCEAACVLGINQEAVTIKQVEVEIIDNAFDQGWVVPLPPDSLTGKKVAVVGSGPAGLAAAQQLTRAGHRVTVFERADRIGGLLRYGIPEFKMEKRHINRRLEQMEAEGTEFRAGVNVGVDVTVEQLREDFDAVVLTGGATAWRDLPIPGRELKGIHQAMEYLPWANRVQNGDPVLDEDGEPPITSKGKKVVIIGGGDTGADCLGTAHRQGATSVHQFEIMPRPPEERADSTPWPTYPLMFRVSSAHEEGGERVFSVNTEEFLGDDNGNVRALKVHEVVMKAGKFEKVEGSDFELEADRVFLAMGFVGPQREGLLTDLGVKFTDRGNVKRTDDFQTSVPGIFVAGDMGRGQSLIVWAIAEGRAAAAAVDRFLIGESALPVPIRPTAAPQR
- the gltB gene encoding glutamate synthase large subunit codes for the protein MYNPAYEHDSCGVAMVADMHGRRSRDIVDKAITALLNLEHRGAQGAEPNTGDGAGILIQVPDEFLRAVLQEKEAFELPEPGTYATGIAFLPQSAKDAARACEAVEKIVEAEGLKVLGWRAVPTDESSLGALSRDAMPTFRQLFISGATGMELERRAYVVRKRAEHELGNKGPGQDGPGRETVYFPSLSGRTLVYKGMLTTPQLKAFYLDLQDERMTSALGIVHSRFSTNTFPSWPLAHPFRMVAHNGEINTVTGNENWMRAREALIHTDVFGYHNDLNKIFPVCTPGASDTARFDEVLELLYLGGRSVAHSMLMMIPEAWERNAEMDERRRAFYQYHASLMEPWDGPAAVCFTDGTVIGAVLDRNGLRPSRIWVTDDGLVVLASESGVLDLEPSKVVRRMRLQPGRMFLVDTAQGRIVSDEEVKAELAAEHPYQEWLDAGLFHVDDLPQGNYVRMPHDRVVARQQVFGYTYEELNLLVAPMARTGAEALGSMGTDTPIAVLSQRPRMLYDYFQQLFAQVTNPPLDAIREEVVTSLQGVIGPEGDLLNPDENSCRQIVLPQPILRNHELAKLVNVDPDHEIRGRKHGMRAAVVRCLYPVAEGGVGLRRALEDVRKKVSQAIRNGARIIVLSDRESDEWLAPIPSLLAVAAVHHHLVRERSRTQVGLVVETGDAREVHHMAMLCGFGAAAINPYMAFESIEDMLDRGLLNGLDRDKALSNYVKAAGKGVLKVMSKMGISTLASYTGAQLFQAVGINQRVLDEYFSGLHCPTGGIDLEDIAADVAARHELAYLERPDERAHRELEVGGEYQWRREGEYHLFNPDTVFKLQHSTRTGQYSVFKEYTKLIDDQSERMASLRGLLKFKDGARQPIPIDEVEPASEIVKRFSTGAMSYGSISAEAHETLAIAMNRLGGRSNSGEGGEDVSRFEADPNGDWRRSAIKQVASARFGVTSHYLTNCTDIQIKMAQGAKPGEGGQLPGHKVYPWVAEVRHSTPGVGLISPPPHHDIYSIEDLAQLIHDLKNANPQARVHVKLVSENGVGTVAAGVSKAHADVVLISGHDGGTGATPLTSQKHAGAPWELGLAETQQTLLLNGLRDRIVVQVDGQLKTGRDVMIAALLGAEEFGFATAPLVVSGCVMMRVCHLDTCPVGVATQNPVLRARFNGKPEFVENFFMFIAEEVRELMAQLGFRTINEAVGQVGALDTTKAAEHWKAHKLDLTPILHEPESAFMNQDLYCSSRQDHGLDKALDQQLIVQCREALDSGTPVRFSTTIANVNRTVGTMLGHEVTKAYGGQGLPDGTIDITFDGSAGNSFGAFLPKGITLRVRGDANDYVGKGLSGGRLVVRPSDRVPAEYVAEDNIIGGNVILFGATSGQAFLRGIVGERFAVRNSGAHAVVEGVGDHGCEYMTGGRVVILGKTGRNFAAGMSGGVAYVYDPAGELPGNLNTEMVEIDAFDDSDRQWLHDMLVAHVDATDSAVGQRVLADWSAEQENFVKVMPRDYKRVLEAIAEAQEQGVDVGEAIMAAARG